The region GACTTCTTTAGAACTAATGTCCATCCTCGGACCACAGACATCAGCTGTTATGGTGTTAACGACACGTGCTAAAGAGAACTCACACGAATCCGACCTGACGTGGACGTTGTTCAAGTCGTCTGCCGCAGTGCAGTGTCTTCCTGGGGGGGTCGTATTCGTCACAGTGGGCCGCAGTTTCTTTGCATTATTCAGTGTCTCCGGGATGTCGCGGTGTCGCGATCGCAACAATGAACGCAAATTCAGCCAATCCCCGTGATTGCCGCGCCACCTTGCAGGGCAACTCCCTGATGCTCTGCACCACAGCGGGGGCAAATTGTTTTGCACCACCTGCAACGTTGTGGTGGAACACAAACGAAAATCATCGATTGACAAACACTTTTCTACGGCAAAACACACCCGGAGAATAGCTGAAAGGCGTCGACAACAGACCAGCAGACGAGACCAACAGACAAGCCAAGTCAGCATGTCAGAGGCTGCTGGCTCCACATCGGCTGCAAGCGCGGGAAGACTCGAGGCGCGTTACATTCAGTACGCGTGGCTAGTGGTGAGGCTCTGTGCCCTTTCACTTCTAAGCCTGTTTGCTGTTTTGTGGGATACCCCCTACGTGCACTTCTTcattcagtggcgcccccaaggggtggccacggccaccctgatactatccctgcccccccgctgccccccccagccacgagtcgcatgtgCAGAATATGCGTGTGATTATGCATAAtacgcttctatctgatattttcatttttcatttttggacatTTACAATGTAACAATGAATCGTCtaacatgttacaatatatacagatacatagcaCATTAAAACAGAAGTGTTGTGGAGCTCTAAATGTTACCTGTGccggtattagtctatgcacatcagatatttagtaacattaactgtcaaaagataagaaaccaaagtatttcagtatgccaTTCCTTAACCCTCACATGGGCAGTTTTCAACCAGCCTATGCAGTATACTGCAACAGCAGAATAGACTTCCTGCAAGGCAgtctggcttttggttttggggtgccaccccaagattttcagtggccccatttggccccccctatgaaacatttctgggggcgccactgtcttCATTTACAAATAAAGCATACTTTGTTAGAATTGATGTAACCCTGAGACTTCTTTGGTAAGGTTACTTATAACACTCAGAACAATGTGGTTTTATTCTCACTGGAACAAGTTGCCTTCGATTTTTAACGAAttttacacaaaaaaacaacatcgCAACAattgaccacatgttccatgacagactaaatcactgaccacatgttccatgacagaataaatcactgaccacatgttccatgacagaataaatcactgaccacatgttccatgacagaataaatcactgaccacatgttccatgacagaataaatcactgaccacatgttccatgacagaataaatcactgaccacatgttccatgacagaagaatcactgaccacactttccatgacagaataaaccactgaccacatgttccatgacagaagaatcactgaccacatgttccatgacagaataaaccactgaccacatgttccatgacagaataaaccactgaccacatgttccatgacagaataaaccactgaccacatgttccatgacagaataaaccactgaccacatgttccatgacagaataaatcactgaccacatgttccatgacagaataaatcactgaccacatgttccatgacagaataaaccactgaccacatgttccatgacagaataaatcactgaccacatgttccatgacagaataaaccactgaccacatgttccatgacagaagaatcactgaccacactttccatgacagaataaaccactgaccacatgttccatgacagaagaatcactgaccacatgttccatgacagaataaaccactgaccacatgttccatgacagaataaaccactgaccacatgttccatgacagaataaaccactgaccacatgttccatgacagaataaatcactgaccacatgttccatgacagaataaatcactgaccacatgttccatgacagaataaaccactgaccacactttccatgacagaataaaccactgaccacatgttccatgacagaataaatcactgaccacatgttccatgacagaataaatcactgaccacatgttccatgacagaataaaccactgaccacatgttccatgacagaataaatcactgaccacatgttccatgacagaataaatcactgaccacatgttccatgacagaataaaccactgaccacatgttccatgacagaataaaccactgaccacatgttccatgacagaataaaccactgaccacatgttccatgacagaataaaccactgaccacatgttccatgacagaataaaccactgaccacatgttccatgacagaataaaccactgaccacatgttccatgacagaagaatcactgaccacactttccatgacagaataaaccactgaccacatgttccatgacagaataaaccactgaccacatgttccatgacagaataaaccactgaccacatgttccatgacagaataaaccactgaccacatgttccatgacagaagaatcactgaccacatgttccatgacagaataaaccactgaccacatgttccatgacagaataaaccactgaccacatgttccatgacagaataaaccactgaccacatgttccatgacagaataaaccactgaccacatgttccatgacagaataaaccactgaccacatgttccatgacagaataaaccactgaccacatgttccatgacagaataaaccactgaccacatgttccatgacagaataaaccactgaccacatgttccatgacagaataaaccactgaccacatgttccatgacagaataaaccactgaccacatgttccatgacagaataaaccactgaccacatgttccatgacagaataaaccactgaccacatgttccatgacagaataaaccactgaccacatgttccatgacagaataaaccactgaccacatgttccatgacagaataaaccactgaccacatgttccatgacagaataaaccactgaccacactttccatgacagaataaaccactgaccacatgttccatgacagaataaaccactgaccacatgttccatgacagaataaaccactgaccacatgttccatgacagaataaaccactgaccacatgttccatgacagaataaaccactgaccacatgttccatgacagaataaaccactgaccacatgttccatgacagactaaatcactgaccacatgttcctcATGATAAACTGCAAAACATGGTTTCCTCCGTTGTCACGTGAGATGCTTCGTTCATGGTTGCCAGGATACCACGCAACATTTCAGCAATAATCAAATTGACTTAAATGTGATGAGATCATTAGATCGATTGTAAAACATGTTGTTATTGGTTGCGAGGTTAAGATTGTATTTTGGATGATAAATCATATTTCAGCAGTGTGAAGTCCCTGGTGCGCACCGCGGCCGGCGGCGCGCTTCCGCGTCTGGTTGCCATGGAGATGTTCTGTTTGTGTTCACAAGCCGGCAGCGTTGGTCAGTTTAACGTTAAGTAAGCTAATTAATCGATAATCTGAACGGGAAAATAGCCACAAACTATTAAGTTCCATTAATCAAAACAACTCTAACAGCATCGAGGTTCGTATTTCGCTTCCTTTTGGTGTTCAAAATGAAGCGCCGTGTGCTCGTTAGCTCATAGTTAGGTAGGCTAGTTAGCTAACTGACGTCGTCTTATCGTCAGGGCAGCGGTCGCTGGTTTGTGTGGTTTTTGTTGCAGATGGGTGAACTTTACCTTTCTTATTACCAGCTGCAGTTATTATAGTATTCTGCCACGTCTGCTGACGTTCACAAGCCTCACTACTACGTAacaaatctgtctgtctgtctgtctgtctgtctgtctgtctatctatctatctatctatctatctatctatctatctatctacctgtctgtctgtctgtctgtctgtctgtctgtctgtctgtctgtctgtctgtctgtctgtctatctatctatctatctatctatctatctatctatctatctatctatctatctatctatctatctatctatctatctatctatctacctgtctgtctgtctgtctgtcagaacaGGAGACCACGTGGCAGTGGTGGCACCTGAGGACCCGAGAGAGAACAGGGAGGTAGCAGTGGTTAGCAGTAGATGGGAAAATCAACGGCGTGGCAGGAAGTAAAGGTGAATTGGGCACTGGATCGGTTGGTATTGTACATTATATTGTTTTACATCTGGAATGCCTCTCAGAAAACGGCACCTGTCTAATTCCTGCTAATCTTTTGCAATTTCAGAACCAAAGTATTCTATAAAGGTTTACAGTATTTGTCTTACTGAAAAATTAACATGTTTAAATTTACCTACATATATTTGATCCGAATTCCTTTTACTGTTTTATCTGTAACCCACTTTTACTGATGAGGCTTTGATTTCAATTTGCCTTTGTTGTGTAAATACAAACTTTCATGAATGAAATGAAAACTGTGCTAAACTGGTTAACGTGGTTTATTATCAATATATCATGGATGTGATTTATCTACAATATAATATGAGTAGCAGTTACTATCAACCTGCAGTGAAACTGTCAGGACGATGGACGCGAGGGAGGGGGAGCTGATTAACTTCTCGGCGTTGGAGAGAGAGCTGTGTGCTGCGGTGGAGGCTGACCAACGCTATCAGAGAGAGAACGATGCCAAACTACGAGCCATCAACCAGAAAGTTGGTTCCTATGAAGAGTTCAGGTGAGTGGACCCCCACAACTGACGAGAACTACAACTGTCTATCTGACTATgactcccagatagcatccggatgtgggcacttcaggcagtgatgtggcactgatggccttctcctggccctgacaaaatggatgtgagtctgaagtggtccacacgtataatagcaaacatgacccaaatatgccaaatcacatgtgggcctttgttggcaaagatgcggtgctctgggcaacatgtaatctggatgtgagcctgaagtggtaaatggtgactatggcccaaatatcacaaaacaaatatgggccacctttggcaaatatgtggcacatgcagcattgctatggcttggttctggcccagatctggcaaacaggagcggatcgcccaagtgccatcattccatgtggtatgtgggctggatgaaagtgtcggtgtgggacgggtccggaccacagcaGTTTTGTTATCTgggctgtctgtctctatctgacaTTAACTGACTATAACTACAAATGATGCACTCCCCCATCCTCCTCCGTAGTGAAACAAACTGCAGATTTAGTGAATCAGTGTAACATGGAGACAGCTCTTTAAAACATTGAAAACGGAGGTCCCGACTCCCCAGCAACGCTAGATTATTTGAATCCATTTTATCGAATGTGCGCTCAGTCCACAAGACATGTTTGTTTTTAAACGATGAATATGTTTTGCCACAAACACGACAAACATTGAAGGAGTTTTCCTCGGTGAGCCATCCAATAATGCACATGTTGCTAGTATGACTAGTATGACTGGTATAACTAGTATGACTAGTGTGACTAGTACAACTAGTATGACTAGTACGGCTAGTATGACTAGTATGACTAGTACGACTAGTATGACTAGTATGACGAGTATGACGAATATGACTAGTACAACTAGTATGGCTAGTACGACTAGTATGACTAGTGTAACTAGTGTGACTAGTACAACTAGTATGACTAGTATGCTACtacgacagtgtttacaagcacaaGACTTGTGCAGGTCACCGCCTCCATATGAAGGGCCTAAAGCCTAGGGATGGGTTCTGCGATGCCGGTTTGTAATGTAATAACGTATGTTCTATACGTACTGCTGTGGTGAACTTACTGTGTAGGCAGATACCAGTGCTAGCTGACCAATGAAATAACTTCACTTTATCCATTTAGCTGACAGTCCTTCATGTGAATGGTTTCTAACATGTGAATGTGTCTAGTGGTGACTAACAGTCCATTAGTCTGACTGGATGATTGAACCATACCTATCAGAACATGCTGCCAGCTGCTGATCCAGGATCTAGTCCTCTTTCCATTATATTATACACTCCTGTGTGCTCTCCCACTTCCCTCAGTCCAACCGCAGTACAGAATCCAGATTGATGCTGTCTTTGCTTTTCAGCCCAACAAGGTGTGAACACGTCTCTCCTCTATTTGAGTCTTTCTGCTGATTCCTGGTTGTTGAGCACATAAAGTTTAAAACCTCCATGTTGGTGTGCCAGACTGTTCAATGGACTGTGCCACTTTACCTGTCAGTCAATATTAACATGCAAATCATATTAACATGTAAATCATATTAACATGTACAGACGTAGGAACGTGCTGCCGCTGCAGACTAGAGGAACTTTGCATTTTTTGTCAATATGTAGTAATaaatatagtgtactgtctataggTAGCGATTAaccagccactgaagatgcacaagccagtgcgctCTTAGCGCCGGCCcgaagcccagataaatggggagggttgtgtcaggaaggacatctgtcGTAAAgcctttgattatttttttttggctttttcattttgtttaatttcatttcattttacgaAACAGCCTACACGATATAAGAACACATCTAGATTAACCTGTAACCCCCACCAGTCTGACCAAATCACTGTACTGCATATCTCTATACTttacctttctgtctgtctgtctgtctgtctgtccgtctgtctgtctgtctatcagagaCATAGTTCTTTCCTGCCACCTGAAGCCTCTGGAGAGGAAGGACAAGGAGGGAGCAGCTCGCAAACAGCCCTGGAACCCCCTGGTCTCTTCTAGCAAGGCTCACAACTCACTGCTCTCCCATAGCAACACACAGCATCCAGTCGTCTCCCTGGCAACAGagtatccagccagccatcccctGGCATCACAGAGCTTCCAGGGCTCTCCCCCGAGCGGCATAGAGCATTGACTGGTCTGCCAAAGCAACACAGAGGTTCCAGTGGTCTCCCATAGAAATACAGATCATTCAGTGGGTTTCCTTAGCAACACAAACCGTCCGCTGGTCTGCCCCAACAACACAGTGGTTCCAGTGGTCTCCCCTAGCAACACCGTGCATTCAGCGGTCTCCCATAGCAACACAGATCATCCAGTGGGTTTCCTTAGCAACACAAACCATCTGCTGGTGTGCCCTAACAACACAGTGCTTCCAGTGGTCTACCCTAGCAACACCTAGCATTCAGTGGTCTCCCATAGCAACACAGCTTCCCCAGTGTTTTCCCCTAGCAACGCAAACCATCCACTGGTCTGTCCTAGCAACACAGAGGTTTCAGTCGTCTCCCCTAGCAACACCTCGCATCCAGTAGTCTCCCACAGCAACCAGTGGTCTCCAACAGTTGGAGCCAGCTCCAGGTCATATGACCTCTCACATTTCTGCTTCAACTATATTTTAAGCTTATTGCATGAAAACAGCAGGTCATGTGACATATTCTTTGTTTCCATGACGACCAGCTGCAGTGGGCGTCACTATCAGTAAACAGGTTTTGGACACAACACTCATCAGAAAGCTCCTTAAACACCCCAAATTCTCCAACGCAAGACTTAATGGTCAGCTTTCAGCTGCAGCTTCCTTCACATTCCTTATCAGCTGAAACGTGGGGGACTTTTCTCATGTCGAAGGCAGATGCGGCGCGTTTCAGCGGAACGTTCAGCCGCTCTTCTTTCGCCTCTTAGGCAGGCAGTAACACAACAGTGTGACTAtaaccacagactgtctgccgcTGCACTGTAGGAATTTACGTGATCTTGTGATCTCGCGAGACCAGCTGCCTCGCAAGGTAAGCGTTGCAGCACCTGGGGAGAAAATACTTGGTTATTACTGAAATATAACTGATTAAAATCCAAACTGGTGTTTTTTAATTCCTTCTTTTGTATTCATTGGTTGTCTTTGCCTGTTGAGTGAAAGCGACAAGACAGCCAGGGTGACGTGTCAGGCGTGTGTCTGTGGTTTTACGTAAATGCCATGTAAGTCCtgctggtgtaatggtgtggttgAACCGAGGGCGACGTCTGATAAGAAGACAGAAACGAGAGCAAAACACCCACAACGCCCCGCAGACCTTCTGCTGCTTCATCACTATCTAACTAGGAATGGTGACTACGTCACACTGACATCCACACCACGAGATGACGTTGTGACGGGTCCGTCGTTTACTGGCTAACGAGGGCGGCAAGTCTGAAGCGGAGTGACGAGGAAGAAGAGCCGTGAGATGCGCTGCAGAAAAGAGGAAAGAGGCCGAGCATCTTCCTGTCAGAACAAACCAAAACCCCACACGCTGATCTGGAGCGGACAACAAGTTCCGCTTCCAGCCTCTGCAAACGCTCGTTGCCTGAGACTCCTGCAGAGGCGCTGCGCTCTGTTGCTCACTTTCTTCACCTTCATCACTTCTTCATTCTTCATCACTTTCTTCACCTTCATCCAGAAACACGTCAACATGCCGGCAGGTACGAACTTTATTCACTTAATGCGCCGATTTATAGCACgcggtagtctctctctctctctctctctctcgctctgtctctgtctctgtcgctctttctctctctctccctccctgtctctctctctccctgtctctctctctctctctctcgctctgtctctgtctctgtcgctctttctctctctctctctctctctctctctctctctctctctctctctctctctgtctctgtctctgtctctctgtcgctctctctctcctctctccctccctgtctctctctctccctgtctctctctctctcgctctgtctctctctctctctctcactctctgtcgctttctctctctctctctgtgtctcactctctgtcgctttctgtctctgtctctctctctctctgtcggctttctgtctctgtctctcttcctctctctctctctctgtcgcttctctctctctctctctctccctgtctctgtcgctttctctctctctctctccctgtctctgtctctgtctctgtctctgtctctctctctctctctcactctctgtcgctttctctctctctctctgtgtctcactctctgtcgctttctgtctctgtctctctctctgtctctctctctctctgtcgcttctgtctctgtctctcttcctctctctctctctgtcgctttctctctctctctctctctccctgtctctgtcgctttctctctctctcctctccctgtctctgtctctgtctctgtctctgtctctctctctctctctctctctctctctctctctctctctctctctctgtcgctttctctctgtctctgtctctgtctctctctctctctctctctccctgtttctgtctctgtctctctctctctctctctctctctctctctgtctctccctgtctgtcgctttctctctctctctctctctctctctctctctctctctctctctctctcctctctctctctctctctctctgtcgctttctctctctctctgtcgctttctcctctctctctctctctctctctctctctctctctctctctctctctctctctctctctcatctctctctctctctctctctgtcgctttctctctctctctctccctctctctctctctctctctctctctctctgtcgctttctgtctctgtctctgtctctctctctcaattcaattcaattcaattcaatatgtgctttattggcatgacatacatttgtgtacatattgccaaagcatgtaaaacatcaacaacacaatacaacaatgattataataataacaacaacagtgattataataataacagcaacaacaacaatgattataataataacagaacaacatatgatattaaataacaatagtagcaatagctgccgtcatccactatctctcaggttgtggcaagataatataaatcttgctgcaatgctcgccgctggtcctcctcccaggacccccgcagcttacctgcgtcctccatgtcctgctactctggagtcacatgttccagctcctggacaaagcccggcgctgtttttcacatgtgtcacatttaaggaggaagtgcccctctgtctccacctcatctgtcatgcactgaccacatgttcgatgctcttttggcaaccaggtctttttgtgtctccccttttcaatggcgagactgtggtcactgagcctgtgtttggtgagggtctgtcgctgcttcctgtctctgacagttagaggtgttcttccaaatcatagtttgtttttagggcccgatagacttctagtttgttttgagttttgatttcagcgttccaatgtttcagataattgttcttgctttgttttatagctgatttatcgtaagctttgtttgggatgcagtgctggcctgaggttggttggtcttagtatttgttacagggttaatGAGTCTCAGAACcaactgcttcaggggactcttttcagggttcagttcttgggttttcagagctttaaagtgcaatgtatttgttgggcttgtatttaagtgcatccagaaatttagagatcttttttgtacatttatcaataatggaaaccggcctaattctgcctacatgcgttgtttggtgttttcctttgtgttttcagaatcattctacagaattcagcatgtagggtttctgctggatgcttgtcccatctagtgtagctggaaagactgagtggaccccatacctcacttccatatagtgcaatgggcagaattacactatcaaacagtttgcaccagatggagattggtatatcaatgttaaagaattcatttttaattgcatatagagctctgccagcttttgttttaggttattcactgccctactgaaactccctgatgctgtaatgaTTAGACCAAGGTAATAAGtaaactgcatcgtatgctctaaggtgatgctacctagagtcaacaggtatctattttcctgacatctgggcttcttctggaagatcattacttttgtcttttttggatttattgccagggccccagtgctggcaatagtcctcaagcaggtctagtagttgttgcagcccacctgcggttggtgacaacaaaactagatcatctgcataaagcaaaaatttcacttctctctctctctctctctctctctctctctctctctctctctctctctctctcctctctctctctctctctctctctctctctctcactcactcgctctctctgtcgctttctgtctctgtctctctctctgtctctgtcaaattcaaatcaaagtagctttattggcatgaagaaAAAAGATgttgttgctaaagcagtttgcactgtctctgtctcccactgtctgtctctcgctctgtgtgtgtgtctctctcgctctctctgcgtctcgctctctgtctctctctctctctctctctctctctctctctgtcttgtcctgtctgtttgtctgtctgtctgtctgtctgtctgtctgtctgtctctcggtctctctgtctctctgtctgtctctctctcaaattcatatGGCGtcattggcatgacgtaacagcccatattgccaaagcaagcgtTCTAAACATTGAACAGCAAAACAATTAGAAAATATAGCAAATAAATGTACGACAGCAAAGGCGCGTGGTAAAAAAACCCAGAACAATTAAAGGTGTCATCATCACCACAGCGGTGAGGTGTGTCACATGACGTCCCCCAGCAGCACACTGCTGACCTGCAGCTCCCTGCTAGCTTGTCTTCATCTGACAGGTtgagaaaaccttttgttattacCTGCTGTTTTctaaaatgtgcttctctaaaGATAATTCTACTTTTCCCATTAGGTGAGGAGGTGCAGTTCTGTTTCAGCCTCTCTGACAGCGcaagcctttgctctgcaggacTTCCTGTCTCCCCCTTTCCGTAGCAAGCCTGTGCTCCATCAATCTGCACACGGT is a window of Lampris incognitus isolate fLamInc1 unplaced genomic scaffold, fLamInc1.hap2 scaffold_251, whole genome shotgun sequence DNA encoding:
- the ccdc103 gene encoding coiled-coil domain-containing protein 103, which encodes MDAREGELINFSALERELCAAVEADQRYQRENDAKLRAINQKVGSYEEFRDIVLSCHLKPLERKDKEGAARKQPWNPLVSSSKAHNSLLSHSNTQHPVVSLATEYPASHPLASQSFQGSPPSGIEH